In Populus nigra chromosome 1, ddPopNigr1.1, whole genome shotgun sequence, one genomic interval encodes:
- the LOC133694228 gene encoding N-alpha-acetyltransferase MAK3-like, translating into MDEVQEREKKEEFDASEIEYVSYGGEHHLPLIMNLVDQELSEPYSIFTYRYFVYLWPQLSFLAFHKGKCVGTVVCKMGDHRNSTFRGYIAMLVVIKPYRGRGIATELVTRSIQVMMESGCEEVTLEAEVTNKGALALYGRLGFIRAKRLFHYYLNGVDAFRLKLLFPQPELYPSLPTMADRDDTHEHDDC; encoded by the exons ATGGACGAAGttcaagaaagagagaaaaaagaagaattcgATGCATCAGAGATTGAATACGTTAGCTATGGTGGTGAGCATCACCTACCATTAATCATGAATCTTGTCGATCAAGAACTTAGTGAGCCTTACTCCATCTTCACCTACCGTTACTTTGTTTATCTTTGGCCACAACTTTCTTTCTTG GCGTTTCACAAAGGCAAATGTGTAGGGACTGTTGTTTGTAAGATGGGGGATCATCGGAATTCAACTTTTAGAGGTTACATTGCTATGTTAGTTGTCATCAAACCTTATCGAGGAAGAGGCATTG CTACTGAACTTGTTACCAGATCTATTCAAGTGATGATGGAATCTGGATGCGAAGAG GTAACATTGGAAGCAGAAGTTACAAATAAAGGAGCACTTGCACTATATGGCCGTCTTGGTTTTATTAGAGCAAAACGACTCTTTCACTATTACTTGAATGGAGTTGATGCCTTTCGTCTGAAGCTGCTATTTCCCCAGCCAGAGTTATACCCCTCTTTGCCTACGATGGCTGATAGAGACGATACACACGAGCATGATGATTGCTAG